One Bradyrhizobium sp. ISRA464 genomic window carries:
- a CDS encoding enoyl-CoA hydratase-related protein: protein MSAVKRERDGGIGILTLNDPASLNAMTPDLLGDLAMAVGEMTRDVDLRALVLTGEGRGFCSGQNLKASQSLGDNIYTGVMRHYWPALHSLRECRVPVVVAVNGVAAGGGFSLAMSGDIILASRSASFIQVFSRIGLVPDLGSTWLLPRLIGRQRALDLMLLNEPLSAERAKEWGLVREVVDDARLLDEAKALARRLADGPTRALVATRQLLEDSEHASYADQFRRELEVQMVIRENADAQEGRKAFVEKRKAQFTGR, encoded by the coding sequence ATGTCCGCAGTGAAGCGCGAGCGGGACGGGGGTATCGGCATCCTGACGCTCAACGATCCAGCCAGCCTGAACGCGATGACGCCGGACTTGCTTGGCGATCTCGCGATGGCGGTTGGCGAAATGACTCGCGATGTCGACCTCCGCGCGCTGGTGCTGACGGGGGAGGGACGCGGCTTCTGCTCGGGGCAGAACCTCAAGGCGTCCCAGTCGCTCGGCGACAACATCTACACCGGCGTCATGCGGCATTATTGGCCGGCATTGCATTCTTTGCGCGAATGCCGCGTGCCGGTCGTGGTCGCGGTCAATGGCGTTGCGGCCGGCGGCGGCTTCAGCCTCGCGATGTCCGGCGACATCATCCTCGCAAGCCGATCGGCGAGCTTCATCCAGGTGTTCAGCCGGATCGGCCTGGTGCCCGATCTCGGCTCGACCTGGCTGCTGCCGCGCCTGATCGGCCGCCAGCGCGCGCTCGATCTGATGCTGTTGAACGAGCCGCTGTCGGCCGAGCGCGCCAAGGAGTGGGGATTGGTGCGGGAGGTGGTCGACGACGCAAGATTGCTCGACGAGGCGAAGGCGCTTGCGCGGCGTCTCGCCGACGGACCGACCCGGGCACTGGTCGCAACGCGGCAATTGCTCGAGGACAGCGAGCACGCAAGCTACGCCGATCAGTTCCGCCGCGAGCTCGAGGTGCAGATGGTGATCCGCGAGAACGCCGATGCACAGGAAGGCCGCAAGGCCTTCGTCGAGAAGCGCAAGGCGCAGTTCACGGGACGGTAA